One Candidatus Coatesbacteria bacterium DNA window includes the following coding sequences:
- a CDS encoding proline--tRNA ligase, translated as MGKKNRKGSVESITDINEDFSAWYVDVVRQAKLADYTSLKGCMVIRPYGFALWENMRDHLDKRIKDTGHVNAYFPLFIPESLLQKEADHVEGFAPEVAWVTHGGEKELEERVCVRPTSEAIIGSIYSKWIQSYRDLPLLINQWANVVRWEKVTRLFLRTTEFLWQEGHTCHRTEQEAINEALKMLEVYERFYEEDLAVPVLKGVKSEAEKFAGARSTFCVEALMQDGKALQAGTTHDLGQHFAKVFDIKFLDEDESEKYVHQTSWGVSTRSVGALVMTHGDARGLRLPPRVAPTQIVVVPILFDDTREDTLSYCAYVLECLEGYRVEFDTSPKSPGWKFAEAELRGIPLRIEVGPRDIKQDQVTMVRRDTGEKRPVLVEDLERIVGETLEDIQQKLYQQALEYRQAHTWSVSGLDELAERLEEQRGLYHAPWCGSPECETAVKDRTKATIRCLPFEQPEDKGVCLVCGAEAKWDAVFARAY; from the coding sequence ATGGGCAAGAAGAACCGCAAGGGCTCCGTCGAGAGCATTACCGATATCAACGAGGACTTTTCCGCCTGGTACGTCGACGTCGTGCGCCAGGCCAAGCTGGCCGATTACACCTCCCTCAAGGGCTGCATGGTCATCCGGCCCTACGGCTTCGCCCTGTGGGAGAACATGCGCGACCATCTGGACAAGCGGATCAAGGATACGGGTCACGTCAACGCCTACTTCCCGCTGTTCATTCCGGAGAGCCTGCTGCAGAAGGAGGCCGACCACGTCGAGGGCTTCGCTCCGGAGGTGGCTTGGGTGACCCACGGCGGCGAGAAGGAGCTCGAGGAGCGGGTCTGCGTCCGACCGACCTCCGAGGCGATCATCGGCAGCATCTACTCCAAGTGGATCCAGTCCTACCGCGACCTGCCCCTGCTGATCAACCAGTGGGCCAACGTGGTCCGTTGGGAGAAGGTCACCCGGCTGTTCCTGCGGACCACGGAGTTCCTCTGGCAGGAGGGTCACACCTGCCACCGCACCGAGCAGGAGGCCATCAACGAGGCTCTCAAGATGCTCGAGGTCTACGAACGCTTCTACGAGGAGGATCTGGCCGTTCCCGTGCTCAAAGGGGTCAAGAGCGAGGCGGAGAAATTCGCCGGCGCCCGCAGCACCTTCTGCGTCGAGGCCCTGATGCAGGACGGTAAGGCGTTGCAGGCGGGCACGACCCATGATCTGGGTCAGCACTTTGCCAAGGTGTTCGATATCAAGTTCCTCGACGAGGACGAGAGCGAGAAGTACGTTCACCAGACCAGTTGGGGCGTCAGCACGCGTTCGGTGGGCGCCCTGGTGATGACCCACGGCGACGCCCGCGGTCTGCGCCTGCCCCCGCGGGTGGCTCCGACCCAGATCGTCGTCGTGCCGATCCTGTTCGACGACACCCGAGAGGACACCCTCAGCTATTGCGCCTACGTACTGGAGTGCCTGGAGGGCTACCGGGTGGAGTTCGACACCTCGCCCAAGAGCCCGGGCTGGAAGTTCGCCGAGGCCGAGCTGCGCGGGATCCCGCTGCGGATCGAGGTCGGCCCCCGGGACATCAAGCAGGATCAGGTGACGATGGTGCGTCGCGATACCGGCGAGAAGCGTCCGGTGCTGGTCGAGGATCTGGAGCGGATCGTCGGCGAGACGCTGGAGGACATCCAGCAGAAGTTGTACCAGCAGGCCCTGGAGTACCGCCAAGCCCACACCTGGAGCGTGTCCGGCCTCGACGAGCTGGCCGAGCGTCTCGAGGAGCAGCGCGGTCTGTACCACGCCCCCTGGTGCGGCAGCCCCGAGTGTGAGACCGCGGTCAAGGATCGCACCAAGGCCACCATCCGCTGTCTGCCCTTCGAGCAACCCGAGGACAAGGGCGTCTGCCTGGTCTGCGGCGCCGAGGCCAAGTGGGACGCCGTCTTCGCCCGGGCCTATTAG